A single window of Botrytis cinerea B05.10 chromosome 3, complete sequence DNA harbors:
- the Bcelf1 gene encoding Bcelf1 has product MGKRKAAKKVQGPKKKEVLSTTFPCLFCNHENSVIVKIDKKAGVGHLSCKVCDQKFQCAINYLSASVDVYADWVDACDAVAKEGDDGGDLAPERAPARRSSGAAGKGDADDDDNDDDIMGDEDGMGGYGGDGIVADDEDY; this is encoded by the exons ATG GGTAAACGCAAGGCAGCCAAGAAGGTCCAGGGTCCCAAAAAG aaagaagttcTGAGTACAACTTTCCCCTGTCTATTTTGCAATCACGAAAACTCGGTCATCGTAAAGATCGATAAGAAAGCTGGTGTTGGTCACTTGTCCTGCAAAGTATGCGACCAAAAATTCCAATGCGCCATCAACT ATCTGTCGGCTTCCGTGGACGTATATGCCGATTGGGTTGATGCTTGCGATGCAGTCGCAaaggaaggagatgatgggGGAGATCTTGCCCCCGAACGTGCGCCTGCTCGACGTTCATCTGGCGCTGCTGGGAAGGGCGATGCGGATGACGACGACAATGATGACGATATAATGGGAGAcgaggatgggatgggtggtTACGGTGGCGATGGAATAGTTGCAGACGATGAAGATTATTAA
- the Bcrsm10 gene encoding Bcrsm10 — translation MATPIFTRIPWRTVSRLGASAKPVFSNAFKTPQCAVAPFTSQSVRYSSNTPDVTEPASAGAASITPPTAEPATEEPSDEDIFNVRYPRNVQAIYLKPLRREAKYGVPSCDLQLRSYSIRNLEFFSDFALRAAYYLKLPAYGPVPLPRMIERWTVPRSHFVHKKSQENFERKTLRRLIQIKDGHPETVSLWLAFLRKHAYYGIGMKANVWEYNQIGVGKAMDASMEEMKEVMKPQWELFGRGQSTETADKVMEILNRESFKAAAGGSAPGVRVEP, via the exons ATGGCTACTCCAATTTTCACGCGCATACCATGGCGCACAGTCAGTAGGCTGGGAGCATCA GCAAAACCAGTCTTCTCGAATGCCTTCAAGACACCACAATGTGCGGTTGCACCATTCACATCACAGTCTGTTAGATACTCATCGAATACACC TGATGTAACAGAACCCGCTTCTGCAGGAGCAGCCTCGAT AACTCCACCCACAGCAGAACCTGCTACTGAGGAACCGTCCGACGAAGATATCTTCAACGTCCGTTACCCCCGTAACGTTCAAGCAATCTACCTCAAGCCTCTCCGCCGCGAAGCCAAATATGGAGTCCCCTCGTGCGATCTCCAACTCCGATCTTACAGTATTCGCAATTTGGAGTTCTTTTCCGATTTCGCTCTCCGCGCTGCATATTATCTCAAATTGCCTGCATACGGACCTGTACCACTGCCGAGAATGATAGAGAGATGGACTGTGCCGAGATCGCATTTCGTTCATAAGAAGAGTcaagagaattttgagagaaAAACGTTGAGGAGGTTGATTCAGATCAAGGATGGACACCCAGAAACCGTGAGCTTATGGTTGGCCTTTTTGAGGAAACATGCGTACTACGGCATAGGAATGAAGGCGAATGTTTGGGAGTACAATCAGATTG GCGTGGGTAAAGCTATGGATGCTAGCATGGAGGAGATGAAGGAAGTTATGAAGCCACAGTGGGAGTTGTTTGGTAGGGGACAGAGTACTGAGACTGCGGATAAGGTtatggagattttgaatagGGAAAGCTTCAAAGCGGCTGCGGGAGGTAGCGCCCCTGGTGTGAGGGTCGAGCCATGA
- the Bcfur1 gene encoding Bcfur1 has protein sequence MSSESLEGVKSPAQCVGPDYRPEKPIATVSTPVSFENVHTLPQTPQLIALLTMIRDKNTQRADFIFYSNRIIRLLVEEGLNHLPVVEHTITTPVGRTYAGVQFQGKICGVSIMRAGEAMEQGLRDCCRSVRIGKILIQRDEETSLPKLFYDKLPEDIAQRWVLLLDPMFATGGSASMAVDVLISRGVPAERILFLNLIASPEGIESFAKKYQKVRVVTAFIDQGLDEKNYIVPGLGDFGDRFYTM, from the exons ATGTCTTCCGAGTCTTTAGAAGGTGTTAAATCACCCGCACAATGTGTCGGTCCTGATTACCGCCCCGAGAAACCTATTGCAACGGTTTCAACTCCAGTCTCCTTCGAGAATGTTCACACATTACCTCAAACCCCGCAGCTTATTGCTCTTCTCAC CATGATCCGAGACAAGAATACGCAGCGAGCCGATTTCATATTTTACTCGAACCGAATTATTCGTTTGCTGGTTGAGGAAGGTCTTAATCATCTACCAGTGGTAGAGCACACGATCACTACCCCAGTTGGTCGAACCTATGCAGGAGTCCAATTCCAAGGAAAGATATGTGGTGTTTCCATTATGAGAGCTGGTGAAGCTATGGAGCAGGGGCTACGGGATTGCTGTCGTTCCGTGCGAATTGGCAAAATATTGATACAAAGAGACGAGGAAACCTCATTGCCTAAGCTCTTTTATGATAAACTTCCAGAAGATATTGCCCAGCGTTGGGTGTTGCTTCTTGACCCAATGTTTGCTACAG GTGGATCTGCATCAATGGCAGTAGACGTTTTGATTTCTCGAGGAGTTCCAGCAGAGAGAATTCTGTTCTTGAACTTGATAGCAAGCCCAGAAGGCATCGAGTCCTTCGCTAAGAAGTACCAGAAGGTTAGAGTGGTAACAGCATTTATTGATCAG GGTCTCGACGAAAAGAA TTATATTGTCCCAGGCCTTGGTGATTTTGGCGATAGATTCTATACCATGTAG
- the Bcrhb1 gene encoding Bcrhb1, which translates to MPAPPKQRKIAIVGSRSVGKSSLTVQFVDGHFVESYYPTIENTFSKVIKYKGQEFATEIVDTAGQDEYSILNSKHFIGIHGYVLVYSVASMQSFEMVEVIKDKILNHLGTEWVPITIVGNKSDLRPEQRQVTAEQGKALAEKIKCAFTEASARYNENVTKGFELMIEQIEKGENPNEPSGDSKCILM; encoded by the exons ATGCCTGCACCACCTAAACAACGCAAGATTGCTATTGTAGGCAGTCGATCTGTCG GCAAATCTTCACTCACTGTACAATTTGTCGATGGCCACTTTGTAGAAAGTTACTATCCGACCATCGAAAATACTTTCAGCAAGGTCATCAAGTACAAAGGGCAAGAGTTCGCCACTGAGATCGTTGACACAGCTGGTCAG GATGAATACAGTATCTTAAATTCGAAGCATTTCATTGGCATTCATGGCTATGTGCTTGTCTATTCCGTTGCTTCCATGCAATCCTTTGAGATGGTAGAAGTCATTAAGGATAAGATCTTGAATCACTTG GGTACTGAATGGGTTCCAATCACAATTGTTGGTAACAAGAGTGATCTTCGGCCAGAGCAGCGTCAGGTCACTGCTGAGCAAGGCAAGGCATTGGCTGAGAAAATCAAGTGTGCTTTTACTGAAGCAAGTGCACGTTATAACGAGAATGTCACTAAGGGATTCGAACTCATGATTGAGCAAATTGAGAAAGGTGAAAACCCTAATGAGCCTTCAGGAGATTCCAAATGTATTCTCATGTGA
- the Bcmsw1 gene encoding Bcmsw1, translating into MLKSCPPRQTFQNVKSRILQVSAPLNHVSKRHQSTQPSPSKVIFSGIQPTGIPHLGNYLGALQNWVRLQDTAESSTKLFYSIVDYHAITIPQKREELKRWKKESLATLLAIGLDPERSTVFYQSSVAAHTELMWILSCTASMGYLSRMTQWKSKLSLEDDASPLDGDKKSKLKLGLFSYPVLQAADILVHRATHVPVGEDQTQHLEFARECVTNFNHAYGPRLIAPQTLLSPTKRIMSLQSPTQKMSKSHPSPISRILLTDSPDTITKKISSALTDSQNAVSYSPSERPGVSNLLTLWSSFDTQNPKRTPAQIAEECKAKKFTLGDLKRETANAVNTGLEPIRKNYERLLGDEGYVEDVARKGGVKARENAERTMVEVREAVGF; encoded by the exons ATGCTTAAAAGCTGTCCACCCCGGCAGACGTTCCAGAACGTGAAGTCACGAATTCTGCAAGTTTCTGCCCCCCTGAATCATGTATCCAAACGACACCAAAGCACCCAACCCTCTCCGTCAAAAGTAATATTTTCTGGTATCCAGCCCACTGGAATACCGCATCTCGGGAACTATCTTGGGGCATTACAAAATTGGGTGCGGCTACAAGATACAGCGGAATCGAGTACGAAGCTATTTTACTCGATTGTAGATTATCATGCGATTACGATACCGCAGAAAAGGGAAGAGCTGAAGCGGTGGAAGAAGGAGAGTTTGGCGACGCTCTTGGCTATTGGATTGGATCCGGAGAGGAGCACGGTGTTTTATCAGAGTTCT GTTGCAGCACATACGGAGTTGATGTGGATATTGAGCTGCACGGCTTCTATGGGATACCTGTCTCGCATGACACAATGGAAG AGCAAACTATCTCTCGAAGATGATGCTTCACCATTAGATGGGGACAAAAAATCTAAGCTCAAGTTGGGCTTGTTTTCGTATCCAGTTCTGCAAGCTGCGGATATTTTGGTTCATAG AGCAACCCACGTTCCCGTTGGTGAAGATCAAACCCAACATCTGGAATTCGCCCGTGAATGCGTTACAAATTTCAACCATGCGTATGGGCCCCGTCTCATTGCACCTCAAACCCTTCTTT CCCCAACAAAACGGATAATGTCCCTCCAATCCCCCACCCAAAAAATGTCCAAATCGCACCCCTCCCCTATCTCCCGCATCCTCCTCACCGACTCACCCGACACCATTACCAAAAAGATCTCGTCCGCCCTGACTGACTCCCAGAACGCCGTCTCTTACTCGCCCTCTGAGCGTCCAGGCGTTTCTAATCTTCTCACACTTTGGTCATCGTTCGAtacccaaaacccaaaacgAACACCTGCGCAAATAGCCGAGGAATGCAAGGCAAAGAAATTTACTTTGGGAGACTTGAAGCGGGAAACTGCTAATGCGGTTAACACTGGACTGGAGCCAATTAGAAAGAATTATGAGAGACTGTTGGGGGATGAAGGGTATGTGGAGGATGTAGCGAGGAAAGGAGGTGTTAAGGCGAGGGAAAATGCAGAAAGGACTATGGTTGAAGTTAGAGAGGCAGTAGGATTCTAA
- the Bcses1 gene encoding Bcses1 yields the protein MLDVNDFITERGGNPQTIKDSQRRRYAPEEVVDEVIAMYEDHRKTQYAATQVNSKINETQKEIGAKKKAKEDATELLQKKADLTKEKKTWDDAAAEKEVLLNKKIGTIGNLVHESVPVNNDEDHNEELRTWAPQGVTVEKKDVLSHHEVLTRLDGYDPERGVKVVGHRGYFLKKWGVFLNQALINYGLEFLDSKGYTPLQTPQFMLKEYMAKTAQLEQFDEELYKVVDGDAQNDKYLIATSEQPISAFHADEWLTAKDMPIRYAGFSSCYRREAGSHGRDAWGIFRVHQFEKIEQFVLTDPEKSWEEFDRMISFSEEFYQSLGVPYRVVAIVSGALNNAAAKKYDLEAWFPFQGEYKELVSCSNCTDYQSRALEIRYGPKTQTGIRKNYVHALNSTLCATERALCCLLENFQTEEGFNVPAPLRKYLPGAPEFIPFSKELPKDTTSQKAKGKAEKAPKPKVAPVGATPAEAAEKLKDMSV from the exons atgcttGACGTTAACGATTTCATTACTGAGAGAGGTGGAAACCCACAAACGATCAAGGACTCTCAGCGCCGCAGATATGCTCCTGAAGAGGTTGTTGATGAAGTGATTGCTATGTATGAGGATCACCGCAAAA CCCAGTACGCAGCTACACAAGTCAACAGCAAGATCAACGAAACTCAGAAGGAGATTGGCGCAAAAAAGAAGGCCAAGGAGGATGCTACCGAATTATTACAAAAGAAAGCCGATTTaacgaaggagaagaagacttGGGATGACGCCGCagcagagaaagaagtaCTCTTAAACAAGAAGATTGGTACAATTGGTAACCTTGTTCACGAATCTGTGCCTGTGAACAACGACGAG GATCACAACGAAGAACTACGTACATGGGCCCCCCAAGGTGTCACTGTTGAGAAGAAGGACGTTCTTTCGCATCATGAAGTCCTGACAAGATTGGATGGTTATGATCCAGAGCGTGGAGTTAAGGTTGTAGGACACAGAGGTTATTTCTTGAAGAAGTGGGGTGTCTTCTTGAACCAGGCTTTGATCAATTATGGTTTGGAGTTCTTGGATAGCAAGGGATATACACCATTACAGACCCCTCAATTCATGTTAAAGGAATACATGGCGAAGACCGCACAGTTGGAGCAATTCGACGAGGAACTTTACAAGGTTGTCGATGGAGATGCCCAAAACGATAAATATCTTATTGCTACCTCTGAACAGCCAATTTCAGCTTTCCATGCCGATGAGTGGTTGACTGCCAAGGATATGCCTATTAG ATATGCTGGTTTCTCTTCATGTTATAGACGAGAGGCTGGTTCTCACGGTAGAGACGCATGGGGAATTTTCAGAGTTCATCAATTTGAGAag ATCGAACAATTCGTTCTCACCGACCCAGAAAAGTCATGGGAGGAGTTTGACCGTATGATCAGCTTCTCAGAGGAGTTCTACCAATCCCTAGGTGTTCCATACAGAGTTGTCGCAATCGTCTCAGGTGCTCTCAACAACGCAGCTGCCAAGAAATACGACCTTGAGGCTTGGTTCCCCTTCCAAGGAGAATACAAGGAGCTCGTCTCTTGCTCAAATTGCACTGATTACCAATCCAGAGCTCTTGAGATCAGATATGGACCCAAGACACAAACTGGAATCCGCAAGAACTACGTCCATGCACTTAACTCTACTTTGTGTGCAACTGAGCGTGCGTTGTGCTGTCTTTTGGAGAATTTCCAAACTGAAGAA GGATTCAACGTTCCAGCGCCACTCCGTAAATATCTCCCTGGCGCACCTGAATTCATTCCTTTCTCCAAGGAATTGCCCAAAGATACTACATCCCAAAAGGCAAAGGGTAAGGCTGAGAAAGCACCAAAACCAAAGGTCGCGCCCGTCGGTGCTACCCCAGCCGAGGCTGcggagaaattgaaggataTGTCAGTCTAA